Within Candidatus Saccharibacteria bacterium, the genomic segment CATTTTAAAGCAACATCACCTGCGTCAAAACTATCTATAAATAATAATGCCATTACATTACCTCCACTTGTACTGTTAAATTACTGCCGGCTACCGTGCTACCTATTTGGTCTATATCGACCGTTATGTAGGCCCCGTCGGCAACTGTTGTTATGTCCATATTAGTTACTTTACCCGAAGTATTAGCACTAGTTGCAATAGTGGGCCGATTGCCTTGAGTGCTAAAAATCGTTGACCCGTTGCTATTGATGTCAATAAGTATTGACGAACCGGTAGGTGCTGTGCCAACACTAGCACGCACGCTGCGAATAGTCCACGTTGTACCCGAGTCGTTGTAAAGCCTGTGCGTACCCGATACTACTACCAACGTGCCCGAATACGAAAAGGGGTATGTGCGCGTTAGTGCCACAGTTGGTATTTGGGAGATTGGCACCTTTGTGCCGCTGTCTAGCGATGCATAGCCGTTTGCAGCAGCCTTGTTGATCGTTTGCTCGGCGCCTACTATACGGCTGTCGTTACCTTCGGCAGCCGTGCCAACACCCGTACCGTAAGTAACTGTTAGCGTGCGGTCGGCAGATAAGTCGCCACCACCTGTTAAACCAGTACCAGTAATAATCTGCCTGGTTGTTGGTACTGTGCTATTTAGCGCTGTTTGTGTCGCTGTCGACACAGGTTTGTCTGCGTCGCTGGTATTGTCTACATTTGCAAGCCCAACGGCAGTTTTGTCTAGTGCTTGCCAGGTTTTGTCACCACGCCAATACTGACCAGTAGTACCAGCAGTAATAGTTGGTTCTTTGCCGGCAAGCGCGGCGTTGACTGTACTGGTGTCTGCCTTATTAGCTAAGCCTGGAACGGTGGGCGAAGTAGCGGTGCCACCTAAGTCACCGGTAAGCTGAACAATACCCTTAGTGGTTGGAGAAGCGTCTGGAACGCTTGCAGTAGCGCCGTCGACATATGCTTTGCTGGCGGCATGGTTGGGTAGTGTTGGTACTGGAACAATTGGGGAGATGGTAAAAGTTTTGGTGCCGACCACTACTTCATTTCCGGTAGTGTGGACAGTAGTCGTGTTGTCGGCTTTTGTTGCAAGTGCAGTGTTGACTGTACTGGTGTCTGCCTTATTGGCTAAGCCTGGAACGGTCGGCAAAGTAGCGGTACCGTCTAAGTCACCAGCTAGCTGAACGATACCCTTAGTGGTTGGAGAAGCGTCTGGAACGCTTGTAGAAGCGCCGTCGACATATGCTTTGCTGGCGGCATGGTTGGGTAGTGTTGGTACTGGAACAATAGGGGAAAAGATAAAAGTTTTCGTGCCGCCCACTGCTTGGTTGCCGGTAGTGTGGACAGTAGTCGTGTTGTCGGCTTTTGTTGCAAGTGAACCGGTTTGTTTTAACGTGCCGTCAGCATTATGCTCAACCAAAAGAAAATCATTGAGAATATCTCCCCATAGACCATCATCACCGCCAGACGTAGGTAATCGACTCACGGTGCAGTTATGTCCAATCTGTTCTATTTCTCGATGTTGCTGTAGCAGTATTGTACCATAAGCGGCATGTTGTTAGCTATTAAACCTACAACTACCCCTAAACTGCTACACTCAAGACTTCAAACAAAAAAGGATATATTCACTCTCCGTCTGTACAACATGGTTTGTAACAACTAAATCATATGAAGGAGGCGCATATGCCCTGTGCCCATATTACCCACCACCTTTACTACGCTAAGAACTGTACTAAATACATAAATAGCGGTCGTAGATGTTCTATATATCCACCCAAAAAAGGACATGCCATTTTAGGCCGACTGAACCATTATTATCGGTAATCAATCCTTAACATAGTGTACGCCATAAGCTCGAAACGCTGCTTATCTTATTAACTCAGACAATGGGCTCATAGTCTGTCACCCTAGTGTACGGGTGAACAGTTCCGGCTAGGAGAACTCTGTTCTTGTATAGCCGGACGGGCAAGAGTTATTCCTGACTATTTTTTGTTTGCCCCAGGAAGCGGTGCTCCCCGCCGGGGCCTTTTTTCAATATCAGATGTTAACCTATATGATACTGTTGCAAGCAGCAATATTATTATGGCGTTTACCGGGTTGATAAGATTGTCATACCATCCTGGACTTAAAGTATTTGGCGCACAGCCCGGTTGATGCCATATTTCACATACGACGGTTCTGTACACTGGAAAAACAGCAATACTTCTTGTCTGTCGAGCGCAATTACCTGATTCGCTGATTGTATCAGTGATGCCGTTATATTTATCGGAACTTTCATTACAATTTGGAATTGCTTCAAAAGTAGATACCATCGGCGAGAGTGAAAAAAGAATGATGAATATAGCAAAGAAAATTGCCGTTAACTTGATAGTAACCTTCATGACAAAAGTATATCACTAACCTTAATCTATATAAAAAAACCTGTCGCATATCGGCTAATCTATTGGTTAAATAATTCAATAACAAAGTCAGTGCTTTTTGTGATTATTTCTTCTGCTTGGTCATATGTCCAACTACTATGATTATAGCCCACATAATCCACCACCTTATGGTTGGGTTGGGCATTGTCCGAGATTGCTTTTCGGTTCGCCGTATCTACATATTCGTCGTCAGTACACTGAACAATAAATGCAGGTGCTTTCAGCCTGACCAATTTATCAGCGACTCTCGCATCATGTGCTTGTTGCCAAAAAGCTGCTTGCACCCTCTGGCCACCTTCTTCTATGTAGCCACTTTCTGGGTATATAAATTCTTCAATATTTGGATCAGGCACCCAAGCAACAACTGCCGTCAGCTCAGAAAGCTCAGAGCCGACTGAAATGACAGTTGACCCACCCATACTTTGACCAAATAATGCGACCTTGTAGCCTTTGTTCAAATAATTATTTGCGATGGCTTTAGTAGTAGCAAGCCAATCATCAAAGTTTGAGTTGAAAAAATCACCATCAGAATTACCGCTACCGTACTGGTCAAAGCGAATACTGGATATGCCTGCTTCTTCAAATTTTTGAGCTGCTCGTACAAAAAAACATCTAGGACCAACCGCCGTCCCTCGGTATCCGTGACAGAAAATGACAATACTCTTAGATTTTGCATCGTGATGAGATACGGCTATATTGTGATTATTATATTCTTCAGTTCTGACTTCGATCATTAAGCTAACTATAACAAAAAATGCTCAATTATTGCGCGATTATGTTAGACGATATGCTGTTTAATAATTCTCTGGGTCGCAGTACGAGGTTGTCGAAAATATTGCTATTAAAACCAGAAGCCCCCTGAGTGAGGCAGTGTAGGATTCTAGACTTGCTTTTTTGTCTTGGCAGTACAATGATTAATAGTCACATATCCGAAAACCGCTACAGCGATAATTCCATACAGCGCATCAAGCAAATCTGGTGTATTGAAGTTAATAAAATCGACACCTAGAAGTCGAAGCGTGTCGAGCTTAATGGCTGTTTCAACGACAATATTTACTAACAGCCAAAAAGCAAGAGCTGTGAGGAGTGAAAATTTTGTCAGTTTGCGTTTTAGCAAATCTGGGAATATCGATAAACAAAGGAAACCTCCAGTTATTGCGAAGTTCGTAATGTGCACCGATACATACGGGATTTGCGTAAAACGTAGCGCGTAACTGGCAGCAAAAACTATCAACATACCCGTGTATAATAATTTATTTTTAATCTTGTATGTTTGCTTCATCACTTATCAAAAATAATAACATAATCGCACCGCAAAAAAGGTGTTTTAAAAGCTCGTATTCGTCGATATGGTGATATATACTCAAAACATGAAAAGAACCTATCCAAGCACACTCGATATAGTAATTGTATGAATATGCAAAACCAAACAGAGTCAGCACAAAATGATGAACGCCAGAGTAAACCTGTAATGAGTGAAAAGATAGTTAAGCGCAGCCGTTACGGCTTGGGTATTTTACTTGCACTCGTATTTATGCTGGTGGCTACCGTCATGCTGTTTGTTTCTAGTAGCAGGGCGACGAAGGTGCAGAATGACCGGCAAACAGCAGAAATCGCTCGCCTTTCAGCTGAGAACAAAGAAATTCAAAGAAAAACCAACCCGGCTATTAGTAACGAATATCTTATAATTAAAGAGTGGGGCGTGAAGATCCCGCAAAATTACGTTGGTGATATGTATTATAAAGTTGAGGGCAACGTTGCAGTTTTTGGTTCCAAGACTCTAGATTCTGTATGTAAAGGACAGGAAGTAAGAGTCGGGCGCGGCACCGGCGATGAAATATGGCGCAGTAGCGGCGGGGATGCGATTGGTACCACCAAAGAAAGGTACGATAAGCTGCGGGCAGCAGGCTCGCAGACTGTTTGGAAGGTTGGCGATTACTATTACCTCTACCCCATAATTGGGCAATCAGCATGCGCCGTTGAGCTCGAGCGAGCTGCCACTTATGATATTTTAAGCAGAGTAATTTTTATGGAGACTTTGTAGCCTTACCGACCCACGGCTATTCTTTATGTAAATTGTATCATCCAGCCCCCGCAACAGGCGACCTGCATGCCACAGCAACAATACTGAGATTTCAGTGCCCCGGCTAGTTTGTTAAGAATTGAATCATAAGATTCAATTAATTGTATGGATTTTTACCATTTTTTACGCATATCATTGAGCACCGATGCTTCGTTGCATTCACAACCAATACCACCTGTTGTTGCCTGCCGTTCACATAATTTCACTGCCTCATCGCCGTACAGTTTATCGATTGCGTCAGTTGGCCCGCTTTGGAGAGCGTAGTTTATTTCATGACAAAACTCAGGTTTCTGCATTTCGATTGCATCTGCATATTTTGGATTATATTGTGACGAGATCGTACCTGTACTTACTCGAGGATTATTCACGATAAACAAAAAGGCGACTGATGCACATACAACTACCAGTGCAATACTGGCAATTGCAATATATTTTTTCATATATTAATAGTACCATGCGCGGCGAATCTCAGATTTGTGCGTCAAATTTTATGGCCTCTAAACGAACGAATTGTTGGCTGCAAGGGCTTACTTAGCTGTTACTACTCACCCTGGTGCGACGTGAAACTGCCCGGAAATAACTGCCCTGCTAGGTTTTAACGCGTACAAAAATCATCTCGTGCTCATCGTTGCTCGAATTATAAATCATATGCTGGGTGTTTGCAGGATATATAAAGACATCTCCTGGTTCATAGGTATAAACACCATCCTCATCATGTACTTCACCGCAACCTTTTACCACAATCATGATTTCTTCAATATCTTCGTGTTCATGCCAATCAAAAGAATTGCCCGCAGGGAGGTAGCCATGCGTCACCATCTCAAGGTGAGGACTGCTCAGGTGTTCGGTTGATGCATAGACTCTACGAGAACCGCTGCCACCGTGTGCGTCTTCTTTCGCGACTTCCGAAGCAGGACGTTTAATGATTTTCATATATCTATGATATCAAAAAGCCAGAATATGTTTTCTTTAAGGAATCATTTTGAAAGATACAAAGAACGGGCGCTTTTGTACTTATATGGGCTCACAACCAAGCTCACCCGATGCATCCAGGGAGACGTAGACGGGCGTTCCGTCAGTATTGTCAGACGTTATGGAACCCCTGATGCACATTAACTTATCACCTTCGCCTTTACGAAATTTAAAATACGTTTCTGTACTATCAGAGATATTAACGGGATACTCTACCCATGAATTCTCCAGCAATCGTTCGCGTAGGGTACTGACTACGGTCGGGTCTGAAAAGTTAAGCGCAATATGCCGCTCATAGTGCCAAGCCCCTTTGTAATCTTGATAGCGACCAGTATCGGCCTCAGCTCTGTATTGTGGTTTTGGTAAATCAAGGCCCGATTCGAGTTGACGCAGCGCTATCATCTGTTCGCTTGGAAACAGCGCATGACGATTATAGTACACGGTCCATGCAATTCCCAAGATGGCGACAACTGATAGTAGCACTGTTAGGCGTTTCCGGTTCATATTCATTAACAGTATAGCAAGTCTTCGGTGTGGCGACGGAATATATGTCATCGGTTCTGAATAATCTTATAAAATTTACAAGTCTGACATGCTCTATACTATTTACCTTCAGCTAAAGCTTCAGGCGTAAGAATGAATCATGTCACTGTACGTTTCTAATGAAACTACATAGGTAAATCGATTAATACATAACCTACCATTATATTTGGCTCGCTCCTCACGCACCGCTCCACATCCTGGAATTCGATCCAAGCATCAAAATAAGTAGCATTTGTTGGCACTAAAGGTTTACCGAGTTGTTTCTGGGGCTGCACAGCGTTACCAATGATAGATCGAATCTAACTCAAAGAGATTATTAGCAAGACAGTTGCCAGAGGCAAAATAAAAGGCAGACCGACGATAAATAGTATTAAATACTGGCCTTTCTCGCTATCAATAATCTTTAGCCGCCGCGTTAGACTAACAGCGTAAGCGTGTGATTGGTTCAAATAATTGGATCTGGTGATGACAAAGCTCATCAAATATTGTAGCTGCAAGGCTAGCACAAGTATGACACTTCTATAGCTAGCATCGGTATCGTAATATCCGATCACCGCCACATAAAGCACAATAATGGAGTATAAGGAGGCCAGTATTCCTATAATTGTGTTCTTCGTGTTAGCGTTCAACCTGTAAGCACTGATGCGAGGCACTAAAAACGGTAGCGTTCCGACAAGCACGACAGCCCAGTTTATGGACGGTGTGTGTACACCTGAGCCGAAAGCGTCTTTAGAGATTGCAAGAGCAATAGTAGCAACTGAAACAAACCAAAAAAATACGAGTGAAGTGATTCCTACAAGCTTTACAATTACCCAATCCTTACTTTGAAATATTAGTTTTGCTAAATGTATTAACTGCCACGAGATTAACAATCCTAGAGCAATAGCAATAGTGACAAATGCTTCGTAGCCTTCATTACCAAAAATAAATGCAGTAAGTAGGCTAAATAATAAAGCGAGTACCACGTAAACACTAGTCAGAAAATTAACTGTAATCACACTTGAAGTATAGCAAATGTTAGAATGTCCCACTTTACAACTTAGTGTACCCCTGGCTCAGTGTAAGCGCGGCTATTAGCGCCTAAGGGCGCTAACGAGCGAGAGCAAGGCTTTCAGGGTTGGGTGGGCTTAAACAGCTGGAGTTACTCCAGCTGTTTTTCTGGGCTATGTTATACATCAGGTTGGAATGTTATTTCTTGCGGACTAATCTTTTACAGTTTTAGCTTTTTCAATAGCTAAATACATCCTGAAACGAGTCATCAAAAGCAGACCTCTCAGTGTAAATGCTTTTACATACTCCCGATGTTTATAGTCCCATAAGCCAAGCTTAGTGGGCTTTTGACCAGTTCGCTGTTCGTTTCTAAGCGTTGTAAGACCAGCCCGATTCATCGCTCTTAGATATGCGACTTTGTCTCTGGGTACGCTGGAATCTTTAATCGCTTCGTTAAGCTTTCTTCTACTTACATTTTTTCGAAGCTCAGTAGTAAGGTAGCGAGTAGAACATACACTGGATCTTTTATTCATGAGTGGGCCAATTATAAGCTTGCTAGATCGACCACTCTTGAGCAGTTTTAGCATGTTAATTATCCCTACTTTTATCAAAGCAGGATCCTCAAGCCCAATATGGGGCAATATCCAAAATGCATAGATTATGTCATATTGTGGTTTGGGTAGATCATTTATATTAAGAACATCGCCACTTTTATACTTTAAGTTACTTGGAGCTTTGCGTCTCAAGTGAGTAAGCTCATCTACCGTATAGCTAACATCTAGATTCGTCCAAACTATGTCTGGCCTTAACTTTGTAATAACTTGCCCCAGTTCAGAGTTTCCAGCACCAACATCAAGGATTTCTGCAGAACAAGGAAGAGACATGGCATAACCATCAATACTTGACGCTCCATATACTGTGGCTAGAAATTCTGCGGTACTCGCAGTCACTGGCGCTCGTTTATAAATTGGAATATATTTCTTACTCAAATTCATAGATCAACTATAACAAAAGTTATGACGTAACACTTACGCCAAAATTTATAGCAGGTATAGTTCCCGGAGCCGTAAGCATATAGGTCTGGTACGATTTTTTTGGTTCTTAAATTCATCGATTAGTCGTTGGATATTTGGGGTAGGTTTTCTGCAAGTACAAAATTTCAAATGTTCAATGTACCATAAGACCTTTTGCTTACGCGTTAGGTTTTTTAGCAATTATGTAGCGCCTGGTATCTTTGGCAAGCACCTCAGGTATGTATATTGGCCAAGCTTATAATTCCGCTACTCAGTTAGACCAGTTAAACAGCTGGTAAGCAATCGTGCAGATGCACAGTGCCGCGCCAACATATGGAACGAAAGAAGGCACAGTAATATACCCCTGATGCTTGTCGCCTCGACGTTTAATGACTACTAGCGACACATTAACTAATGTAAATATGCTTAAGACCAACAAGCTAGTCAGTTGAGCCAAAGAAACCAACGGGAGCAAAATCGTACCGGCTATCATAATCCCGACCACAACAAGAGTTGCCGTGACCGGTGTTTTGTTTTTCTTGTGTACTTGTGCCAGTCGACTAGTAATCCAGCCTTGATTCGCTAGACCATACAAAATTCGTGAGCCCATTATAATCTGGACAATCACACCATTAATGGTTGCCACCATACCAATAAGAGTTAATATCCATACACTTGTTGCCCCGCTTCGTTCAAAAACTAGTGTTAATGGAGCGCTGCTATCAGCCAATTCGGCGGGTTTTACCAGGGTTGTGGATACAATCACCACCAGCAGATAAAGTAGCATAGACGTAGCAATGGCAATTAGTATAGCTAGTGGCATAGTGCGCCGTGGGTTTTTAGCTTCTTCGGCCACATTGACCATGTCTTCAAAACCGATGAATGCGTAAAACGCCAAAAAAGCACCTGCAACCACCCCGCTGAGACCTACGGCTGGATCAATCGTAAACGCACTGTTTAGATCTGCTTGGCCAAAAGCGCTTCTACCAAACCATATAATTAGTAGTAGTCCTAAAACCTCTATTACCGTGAATATGGCGGCAGTTTTGGCAGATTCGCCGATTCCTTTGATTGCAATTGCGCCTAAAAGAACCAGCAGGCCAACACTTGCCACAACTGTAGGAACAGCGACAAATGAACTTAGATATCCAGCAAAGCCTTGCGACAGGGCGGCAGCCGAAGCAATACCACCAGCAACCATTGCTAAGCCTATCAATACAGACAGCCAGCGCTTGCCGAAGGCTTTATGCAAATACACCGAGACGCTGGCGCTTACAGGGTAGCGACCAGCTAGTTCCATGTATGAAAATGCGGTAAATGCTGCTGTGACCATTGCTATCAGGAATGCTAGTGTTGTACTAGCCCCCGAATAGTCGGCTACCTTTCCAACAAGTACGTATATTCCGGCGCCAAGGATGTTGCCCAGCCCATACAGCGCAACGACTGGCAGGCTAAGCGACCGCTTGAGTTTTACATCAATGCTCATGCATACAGTTTAAAACAATTGGTTGGGCTATAATAGGTGGCCTTAAAATTAAGAAACAAAAAACGCATGGTAATGTTACACAAACTTGGCTGCTGGGGTTGGTTTCGAATCCTAAATCAAAAGCCTAACTTTTATCTGGATGAGGTCTTTATATAAATTCGCTAGTTTCTTGTCAAATGTAACAAACACTTCACAGCCGTTACGAATGGCGACTGCCAGCTGGAGAGCGTCTTCAAAGTCATTGTCTCGTGCATTTGCAAAAGCCCACTCAAAATCGCTTGCTTCTAAGCTTAGTAATGTATAGTCGGCCAAAAATGAGCGCAGTATTGGCAGCTCAACGATTGATCTGCCAAAATGGGTAACGATATGTGCTGTAAGGGCAGATATGAAAATCTCTCCGCTTTGCTCTTCAAGCAATTTCCGAGCACTTTTTTCATTTGGCCGACTTAGCAGTATTTCTAGCAGAATGTTTGCGTCTAAGTACATCTATTTGCCCAAGTACTTTTTACTAATGGATTTAGTGTAGAGGTCCTTTAATGAGGACTTTCGGTCAAATGGATTAGACTTTTTTGAAGCTGCGTCAAATGCATTCAGACCAGCGTGCCTCTCGTTAGATGTACTTGGGCTACGCGAATAGACTGCGCTTAACCGAATGGGGTGTTTCTTGAGCCGGTGACTTACGAGAATTTCTTCACCATTAGCAACCTGGTCAAGGATTTTATCTAGATTGATGCGTAATTCTTTTGCGCCAATTGTTTTCATATCTCTAGTTTAACTTAAAGTCAACTACGAGTCAACAACAAGGGCCAATAACTCGTTGGCTGGAGATAAATATCTGGAACATATACCTGTAAATTTAAGATAATGGTTTTTTTAGTTTGTTAAACAGGCGTTTAATAAACCTCCGCGCTAGAATCGTTTATCATCGATTTTGAGTGGTAAGTGCTAGGGAGCTTTATCTGCAAAAACTACTAAGCGCTGCTCAAAACTTAACCCAGTGCTATCCCAATTACCGGCACAGGTAATAAGATTTAAATGTGAACCACTCGTGCTATTAAATACCTCATCAGGCTGAGCATTTTCAGGATAATGACGTATCTCGCTAACAACGAAGGTGACAGAAAGGCCGTTGCTTTCTATGACAATAATACTATCGCCTTTAGCAAGTTTGTTAAGATTACTAAATACGCCTGGCTGACCACGCAGTCCATCCAGATGTCCAGCGATTACAGCAGTCCCCTCGTTGCCCGGCAGAACTCCATGTTTATACCACCCTAAGTCATAGACGTTTGCAGGCATATCCATAATTCCATTTTTTGTCAGACCGACATACTTAACCTGAGAGTCTACTTGTATTTTTGGAATTTGTAACCGAGTAGGAAGCGAGTAATTAATACTAGTTTTATTCGCAGTTGCAGGTATACTTGCTGCAACCGCATGAACTGGTTCCTGCACATGCGTATCACTTGAATTATAAAAATAGTTAGATATTAGATAAGTACCAGATATCACCATTGGGCCAATAATAAATACGCTGTATCTAGGCTGTCTCTTCCTTTTGGAACCGCAGATGTACTTATAACTCATTATGCGGGAAGAGTTTAAGCTGGTTTTCGTATAGTTCGTTTGATTATTAAGCCAGTTAGGGATAAAAATATTCCAGTATAAAAAGCGCCTTTAACTATGCTTGGATAAG encodes:
- a CDS encoding class I SAM-dependent methyltransferase, encoding MNLSKKYIPIYKRAPVTASTAEFLATVYGASSIDGYAMSLPCSAEILDVGAGNSELGQVITKLRPDIVWTNLDVSYTVDELTHLRRKAPSNLKYKSGDVLNINDLPKPQYDIIYAFWILPHIGLEDPALIKVGIINMLKLLKSGRSSKLIIGPLMNKRSSVCSTRYLTTELRKNVSRRKLNEAIKDSSVPRDKVAYLRAMNRAGLTTLRNEQRTGQKPTKLGLWDYKHREYVKAFTLRGLLLMTRFRMYLAIEKAKTVKD
- a CDS encoding alpha/beta fold hydrolase, whose protein sequence is MIEVRTEEYNNHNIAVSHHDAKSKSIVIFCHGYRGTAVGPRCFFVRAAQKFEEAGISSIRFDQYGSGNSDGDFFNSNFDDWLATTKAIANNYLNKGYKVALFGQSMGGSTVISVGSELSELTAVVAWVPDPNIEEFIYPESGYIEEGGQRVQAAFWQQAHDARVADKLVRLKAPAFIVQCTDDEYVDTANRKAISDNAQPNHKVVDYVGYNHSSWTYDQAEEIITKSTDFVIELFNQ
- a CDS encoding PIN domain-containing protein, which translates into the protein MYLDANILLEILLSRPNEKSARKLLEEQSGEIFISALTAHIVTHFGRSIVELPILRSFLADYTLLSLEASDFEWAFANARDNDFEDALQLAVAIRNGCEVFVTFDKKLANLYKDLIQIKVRLLI
- a CDS encoding cupin domain-containing protein, translated to MKIIKRPASEVAKEDAHGGSGSRRVYASTEHLSSPHLEMVTHGYLPAGNSFDWHEHEDIEEIMIVVKGCGEVHDEDGVYTYEPGDVFIYPANTQHMIYNSSNDEHEMIFVRVKT
- a CDS encoding class F sortase, with amino-acid sequence MVISGTYLISNYFYNSSDTHVQEPVHAVAASIPATANKTSINYSLPTRLQIPKIQVDSQVKYVGLTKNGIMDMPANVYDLGWYKHGVLPGNEGTAVIAGHLDGLRGQPGVFSNLNKLAKGDSIIVIESNGLSVTFVVSEIRHYPENAQPDEVFNSTSGSHLNLITCAGNWDSTGLSFEQRLVVFADKAP
- a CDS encoding amino acid permease, producing MSIDVKLKRSLSLPVVALYGLGNILGAGIYVLVGKVADYSGASTTLAFLIAMVTAAFTAFSYMELAGRYPVSASVSVYLHKAFGKRWLSVLIGLAMVAGGIASAAALSQGFAGYLSSFVAVPTVVASVGLLVLLGAIAIKGIGESAKTAAIFTVIEVLGLLLIIWFGRSAFGQADLNSAFTIDPAVGLSGVVAGAFLAFYAFIGFEDMVNVAEEAKNPRRTMPLAILIAIATSMLLYLLVVIVSTTLVKPAELADSSAPLTLVFERSGATSVWILTLIGMVATINGVIVQIIMGSRILYGLANQGWITSRLAQVHKKNKTPVTATLVVVGIMIAGTILLPLVSLAQLTSLLVLSIFTLVNVSLVVIKRRGDKHQGYITVPSFVPYVGAALCICTIAYQLFNWSN